GCCTCAAGACTATTTAAGCGCACAACCGAGCAGCTTAGACGCTCCAGCGCCGATGAACTTATCGCACCCAAATACCTTAATGTAGAACAGCCGCATTATTGTGGAGTCATTGATATATACGTGGAAGATGTTCGTCAGCATTTATCTGCGGATATTCTAAAGCTTCCCGAGGGATCTGGGCTGAAATCCATGTATATTTTCGATGTCGGTGGTGGTGTGAATGCAGCACGCATTACCAATCTTGAAACAGCCATTGAAGCGCTTTCCAGCTATGCCTTCGAAGGCGACAAAGCCAAACTTCAGGAATTAAAAGAACTCGGAGGTGAGTTCACACGCTTGGCCGACCGCGTCACAACGGATAATAAGTCCAAACAGGAAATTATGCGTGAAGTATTGGTCGATTCCATGACAAGTGCCCTGAATTACTGGGAAAGTGTCACGGGCCAAAGTAAGTTTGCATTTGCAGAGCAAAGTGGTTTGTGGCGAGTGTACCTTGACCGCAGTACATTACAAACTCGAACTCTAGATAAATATCTACGAGTCGAGACGTTGCCTAAAACACCTCGCTGGCGAACCGTGTTGAGCTCATTAGAGTACATTTTGGAACACTGTAAAGAGATGAGCCCTGAGCGAACCCATATTGAAAACCTTCGTGACAAGCTTCAACACCTTCTCACCAGCTAAACAACCCAGTCTATTGATTAAGCCCGGAAACGGGCTTTTTTATTGCCTAAACCAAGCTATCGGCATACACCTTACGCACGTCGGCCACTGAGCCCAAAAGGGAGTTAAAGAGTTTTTACACAACATAAAACAACTCATATTCCCCTAGCAAAGACCGACAATTCAAATCAACTTAATAGAGAAAAGGGCCGTTACTTCACCAGGATTTAAAGAAAAGAATTCAGTTTGCGAACATAATCACAACAAGACGGCAGAATTAATTTTTCACTATAAATTAACCCTCCCCAACACTAGTGATAATGATCTCACATACAAACCAAATCAAAGACAGACCTTAAAAACAAAACCACAATAAGTTAGTGAGCACTCACATATAATTTTAAGATCAGTGAATAGTGCGAGTGAACTCAAATTTAACAATACGTCAACAACAGACTAAAAAAAGGACGAATCAACGTTATTAACGTCGTTTGGGTACTTTTTAACGTTTTTAACGAGAAAGCTAATTGCCAAATTTAACGTAAAGGTGTTTTCTTAACTTGCCTAAGGCCTACAGGCCACTCAATACCCTCGACTCCTTCGGTATGAGGGAATGAAGATTGAGGTAGGTGTTTAGGAAATGTCTATTTATTAAGAACCATCAACTTCCATACAGTGAAATGAAAGCAAATAGTAAGGAACAGCTATGCTTGCCAACATAAAAAAAACTGCACTAGCTACAGCAATTATTGCAACCGCGACAACTGGGTTTACTTCTGTCGCAACGGCTGCTGAGCGCAGTGAATTAACAGTACACCCTAAAGAGTTCACCACTTTTGTACGCAACTTTAACCCATTCCTAGGTGCCACTAACCTACACACAACAACGGACTTTCTATACGAACCCCTTGTTGTATTTAATGAAATGCACGGCAACACACCAGTATTCCGTTTGGCAGAAAACTTCAAAATGTCTGACGATCTTATGAGCGTAACGTTTGACATTCGCAAAGGGGTAAAGTGGTCAGATGGTGAGGCATTTGATGCGAACGACGTGGTTTACTCTTTTAATTTAGTTAAAGAAAAGCCAGAGCTTGACCAAAGTGGTATCAACTCATGGGTAGCTGGCGTTGAAAAGCTGAATGACTACCAAGTTAAGTTCCGCCTAACTGAAGCGAACTCAAACGTTCCTTACGAAATTGCCAAGGTACCTGTTGTTCCTGAACACGTTTGGAAAGACGTAAAAGATCCAGCCACTTTTACCAATGAGAATCCTGTTGGTTCAGGCCCTTTCACTGAGATCGATACCTTCACTGCGCAACTGTACATCCAGTGTCGCAATCCAAACTACTGGGATGCCGACAACCTAGAAGTCGATTGTCTTCGCGTGCCTCAAATTGCAAACAACGATCAGTTCCTAGGTAAAGTGGTTAACGGCGAAATGGATTGGACATCATCTTTCATTCCAGATATTGACCGCACCTACGCAGCCTCTAGTCCAAATCACCAGTACTGGTACCCACCAGCAGGTACTCAAGCATTCGTGATTAACTTTAAGAACCCAGACGCCGCGAAAAACGAAGCATTAACTAATGTCGATTTTCGCCGTGCATTCTCAATGGCTCTAGACCGTCAGACTATCATCGATATTGCCTTCTACGGTGGTGGCACAGTGAATGACTTTGCCTCTGGCCTCGGCTATGCCTTTGAAGCTTGGTCAGATGAAAAAGTTCACGACAAGTACAAAACATACAACACATACAACGTCAAGGGCGCTAAAGATCTTCTCAACAAAGCTGGCTTTAAAGATGTCAACAATGATGGTTTCGTCGATACCCCATCTGGCAAATCATTTGAGCTGCTAATTCAGTCACCAAATGGTTGGACAGACTTCAACAACACAGTTCAACTGGCAGTTGAACAGCTGGCCGAAGTGGGGATTAAAGCGAAAGCACGTACACCTGATTTCTCTGTCTACAATCAAGCTATGTTGGAAGGAACATACGACGTATCGTACACCAACTACTTCCACGGTGCAGATCCATATACTTACTGGAACAGTGCATACAACTCATCATTGCAATCTGGTGACGGCATGCCTCGCTTTGCTATGCACTTCTACAAAAACGATAAACTTGATGGACTTCTTAACAGCTTCTACAAAACCGCTGACAAGAGTGAGCAGCTAGAAATTGCTCATGGTATCCAGCAAATCATCGCCGCAGACCAAGTGACCGTGCCTGTTATGTCTGGTGCCTACATGTATCAGTACAACACAACACGCTTCACAGGTTGGTGGAATAAAGACAATCCGAAGGGCCGTCCAAACATTTGGGCTGGTATCCCTGAGCGTCTACTTCACGTACTGGACCTAAAACCAGTTAAGTAAGCGTTCAATCTTTGCGGTGCACATCCCGTGCACCGCTTTATCCCCCAAGCTTTTGACTATTTAAAGTATGGCGCCAGTCGTCAGGGGATTGTTCGCTCTCAATTTTGGCTTTTCGCTAGGAGCGACCTGAAACCAGAAACAGGAAATATCTGGGTCAGTAAGGTGTAAGTTATGGGCTATTTTTTAAGACGTTTGTCATTTTATTTTGTCGCACTATTAGTTGCAGCAACACTTAATTTTATTATTCCCCGGGCGATGCCGGGCGATCCGGTCACCATGATGTTCGCAAATGCATCAGTACAAGTGACCCCAGAGCGCATTGCCGCGATGAAAGAACTGCTCGGTTTTGTTGATGGTGGACTATTTGTTCAATACATCGCGTACATGAAGAACATTCTCAGCTGGGAGCTGGGAACATCGATTCAGTTTTACCCTTTATCTGTGAATGAGTTGCTAGGAAGTGCTTTTGGCTGGTCACTCTTTCTTGCGGGTACCGCCGTTGTTTTATCTTTTTCATTAGGTTCTATTCTCGGTATTTATGCCGCTTGGAAACGAGGCAGTAAGTACGATGCCTTCATTACTCCAGGAATGCTGATCATCCAAGCTGTACCACAAGTGGTGATAGCCATGCTCGCCATGTTCATCTTTGCTATTGGTTTGAAATGGTTCCCTACAGGGTATGCGTACACCGCTGGTACTTTACCTGACTGGACAAGCTGGGCGTTCATCAAAGACGTGGCTTATCACGCAGTTTTACCCCTATTCTGCGCTTCAGTTGTCCAAATAGGTGGCTTCCTCGTTAACATGCGAAACAACATGATTAACCTTCTTGCAGAAGATTACATCACCATGGCTAAAGGCAAAGGATTGAGCGAGAACCGCGTCGTGTTCAACTATGCCGCTCGTAACGCCTTATTACCGAGTGTCACCGCTTTATCAATGGCATTAGGTATGGCTATTGGTGGCCAGCTCATCATCGAAATCATCTTCAACTACCCAGGCCTAGGCTCGGTACTGTTCAATGCGATCAAAGCCCGTGATTATCAGGTGCTTCAAGGTCAATTACTGATCATGACGCTGTTTATGCTGTTCTTTAACCTGCTGGCTGACATGCTTTACGTTGTACTCGACCCTCGCCTACGTAAGGGAGGTAAATAATCATGAAGGGATTCATCAAACTCATCATAGGTAACCCAATCGCTTTGGTTGGTAGCATCATCATCAGTGTTTTTCTGTTCATCGCTCTTGCTGCACCGCTACTCAGTAAACACGCGCCTGATAAACGTACAGGTAACCCGCATGAATATCCTGCTTTTGTTGTTAAGGCTGCTCAAGCCAACCCAGATGGCTGGGTAGCAGAAAACCTTGCCACAGATCGCCGAACCCTGCTGATGTCAAAAAAAGCGGATCACACTCTCGGTACAACACGCATGGGACGTGATGTCTGGTCTCAATTTATCCATGGTGCGCGAGTATCTCTCGCCGTAGGTTTTGGTGCCGGTATCACCGTGTGTTTTCTCGCCACAGTGATTGGTATCTCTGCAGGCTACTTCGGGGGACGTATCGATGACATCCTAACCGCAGCGATGAACATCATGCTGGTCATTCCACAATACCCACTATTGTTCGTTCTCGCAGCCTTTATTGGCGAAGCGGGTCCATTAACCATTGCGATGATCATTGGCCTCACAGCTTGGGCTTGGGGAGCACGAGTCGTTCGCTCGCAAACCTTAGCTTTACGAGAAAAAGAGTTTGTTAAAGCGGCAGAGGTACTTGGTGAATCATCTTGGCGAATCATCTTTGTAGAGATCCTCCCTAACCTTATCCCGATTGTCGGTGCAAGTTTTATCGGTTCAGTTATGTACGCCATCATGATGGAAGCAACAATCTCATTTCTTGGATTAGGCGACCCGAATACGGTGAGTTGGGGCATCATGCTCTACAACGTTCAGACCTCATCTTCAATGTTGATTGGCGCTTGGTGGGAACTGTTTGCCCCTTGTGCTGCTCTAGTCCTACTCGTTACTGGCTTGGCCTTACTCAACTTCGCGGTCGATGAAATCGCCAATCCACAGCTGCGCTCTCACAAAGGGATGAAGCGCTGGAAAAAACTTGCTCAGCAAGACAAAAAAGAACGTGAGCCAGAATTGGCCCCACAAAGTGCACTTTGGAGCGGAGATAAATAATCATGACAGCACCACTCATTTCTATCCGTAACCTATGTGTTGACTATATTACGGCAGCTGGCGACGTCCGTGCTTGCAACAATGTCAGCTTTGATATAGCGCCTGGTGAAGTCTTCGGTTTGGCCGGAGAATCAGGTTGCGGAAAATCCACTGTGGCCTTCTCACTGATGCGCCTACATAAGCCACCCGCATTTATCACTGGCGGTGAAGTTATCTTCAATGGTGAGAACATTCTCAACTACAGCGATGAGCGTATGCAGGCCTTTCGCTGGAGTGAAATGTCAATGGTTTTCCAAAGTGCCATGAACGCATTAAACCCCGTTCTTCCGATGGAAGAGCAGTTTTGCGATGTGATCATGCGCCATACCAATATGACACGAGAACAAGCTCGTAATCGTGCTGAAGGCTTGTTGGAAATCGTCGATATTCATCCAAGTCGACTGACAGATTATCCACATCAGTTCTCCGGTGGTATGCGCCAGCGTTTAGTTATTGCAATTGCTTTGGCACTCAACCCTAAAATGATCATCATGGACGAACCCACTACGGCGTTAGATGTGGTCGTTCAGCGCGAGATTTTACAGAAAATCTACGCTCTGAAAGAAGAGTTTGGATTCTCAATCTTATTCATTACTCATGACCTTTCTTTGATGGTCGAGTTTTCTGATCGCATTGGCATCATGTACTCGGGTGAATTAATCGAAGTTGCTCCATCAAAGCAAATTCTCGAGAGCCCGTACCATCCATATACCAAAGGACTAGGTAGCTCTTTCCCTCCATTAACTGGCCCTAAAACTAAGTTAACTGGTATTCCAGGTAATCCGCTTAACTTGCTTGAAATCCCCCAAGGTTGTCGATTCCAAGCTCGCTGTGATCGCGTACATGAAACCTGTACCAAGATACCAACTCAACTGAAACAAATAGAGCCAAATCGTTTCTCAAACTGCCACCTTTATGGCGAACCTATCGCCCAAGCCAAACTCTAGCGCTGGCACGAGACAACAAAGTAAAAATACTGGAGAGAATGATGAGCAAAGAATTTGGCGAACTACTAATCGAAGGAAAAAATCTAGTTAAGGATTTTCCGATTAACAGCAATGCACTACAACAACCCATGATGCGTGCAATCAACGACGTATCATTCAGAATGTATAAAAGTCGTGGCCTTTCAGTGGTCGGCGAATCTGGTTCAGGTAAATCAACCACAGCCAAAATGATCGCAAAAATGTATGCCCCGACATCTGGAACCATTGAATACAAAGGAAGAGATATCAAAACGATTGATTCTCGATCTGATCTGATGGCTTACCGAGAAGGGGTTCAGATGGTGTGGCAAGACCCATTTGGATCTTTAAATCCAACCCACAACATTTTTCACCACATTGCCCGTCCATTACTGATTCACAAAAAAGTGAAGCCTGGTAATAAGAAAGAGCTTGAAGAGCGTGTTTACGATCTACTCGAACAAGTCGGGCTGATCCCGCCTAAAGAAACCTCTCAGAAATTTCCCCACCAACTATCTGGTGGGCAACGCCAAAGGGTTAATCTTGCGCGCAACATTGCCGTAGGTGCAGAGGTGGTACTAGCCGACGAACCAACATCAATGCTGGATGTGTCGATTCGAGCTGGTGTGCTCAACTTAATGGAAGAAATGAAATTTGAGAAGCAGATGTCACTGCTTTATATCACTCACGATATCGCTACAGCTCGTTACATTGCCGAAGATCTTGCCGTGATGTATGTGGGCCATATGGTTGAATGGGGGGACACCGAAGAGATAATTCACAACCCTCAGCATCCATACACCCAGCTATTGGTCTCAGCAGTACCAGATCCAAGCAAATCGATTCACGAAAAGTTAAAAGGCAATAAGGGCGAAATCCCTCTTTGGACTCCAAGTTCTCTAGGGTGCCCTTTCGCTGGACGTTGCCAACATGCCACTAGTCAATGCCGTGAGCAGCTTCCGGAAGTCACTCAACTGTCAGACAACCACTTTGTGCGCTGTTACTTGTACCAACACTAAAACAATATCGAAGTCAGCAAGAGTGGCTGGCTTCACCTAACCACTCGGAGATTTCAATGCTGCTACTTACTAACCACATTGGTTATGAATCCCTGGGACCAAAACAGGCTATTCTAATGGCAGATGTACCCAACCTACCATCTTCCACTGCCCTTTTGGTGTGTGCAGATAGTCATCAGACTGTTGCGTCACTGGATGTCGAGACTGGCACTCGAGTCGCAAATTGGCACCAGGGATATTTTTTTCGCATTGATTTTTCTAACATTCAGAAAGCTGGGCGCTACTACCTCACTTTTGATAACAGTCAGTCTGAGATCTTCTCCATCGCAAAAGATAGACTTCTAACGTCAACGCTTTCAGACGTACTGCACTATTTTAAATCCCAACGCTGCAGCGGCATCTACGATCGTCAGGATCAAAGTGTTCCACTGTTCAATACTGAAGAACGCGTGGATGTCAGTGGCGGT
This sequence is a window from Vibrio coralliilyticus. Protein-coding genes within it:
- a CDS encoding ABC transporter substrate-binding protein yields the protein MLANIKKTALATAIIATATTGFTSVATAAERSELTVHPKEFTTFVRNFNPFLGATNLHTTTDFLYEPLVVFNEMHGNTPVFRLAENFKMSDDLMSVTFDIRKGVKWSDGEAFDANDVVYSFNLVKEKPELDQSGINSWVAGVEKLNDYQVKFRLTEANSNVPYEIAKVPVVPEHVWKDVKDPATFTNENPVGSGPFTEIDTFTAQLYIQCRNPNYWDADNLEVDCLRVPQIANNDQFLGKVVNGEMDWTSSFIPDIDRTYAASSPNHQYWYPPAGTQAFVINFKNPDAAKNEALTNVDFRRAFSMALDRQTIIDIAFYGGGTVNDFASGLGYAFEAWSDEKVHDKYKTYNTYNVKGAKDLLNKAGFKDVNNDGFVDTPSGKSFELLIQSPNGWTDFNNTVQLAVEQLAEVGIKAKARTPDFSVYNQAMLEGTYDVSYTNYFHGADPYTYWNSAYNSSLQSGDGMPRFAMHFYKNDKLDGLLNSFYKTADKSEQLEIAHGIQQIIAADQVTVPVMSGAYMYQYNTTRFTGWWNKDNPKGRPNIWAGIPERLLHVLDLKPVK
- a CDS encoding ABC transporter permease — protein: MGYFLRRLSFYFVALLVAATLNFIIPRAMPGDPVTMMFANASVQVTPERIAAMKELLGFVDGGLFVQYIAYMKNILSWELGTSIQFYPLSVNELLGSAFGWSLFLAGTAVVLSFSLGSILGIYAAWKRGSKYDAFITPGMLIIQAVPQVVIAMLAMFIFAIGLKWFPTGYAYTAGTLPDWTSWAFIKDVAYHAVLPLFCASVVQIGGFLVNMRNNMINLLAEDYITMAKGKGLSENRVVFNYAARNALLPSVTALSMALGMAIGGQLIIEIIFNYPGLGSVLFNAIKARDYQVLQGQLLIMTLFMLFFNLLADMLYVVLDPRLRKGGK
- a CDS encoding ABC transporter permease, translated to MKGFIKLIIGNPIALVGSIIISVFLFIALAAPLLSKHAPDKRTGNPHEYPAFVVKAAQANPDGWVAENLATDRRTLLMSKKADHTLGTTRMGRDVWSQFIHGARVSLAVGFGAGITVCFLATVIGISAGYFGGRIDDILTAAMNIMLVIPQYPLLFVLAAFIGEAGPLTIAMIIGLTAWAWGARVVRSQTLALREKEFVKAAEVLGESSWRIIFVEILPNLIPIVGASFIGSVMYAIMMEATISFLGLGDPNTVSWGIMLYNVQTSSSMLIGAWWELFAPCAALVLLVTGLALLNFAVDEIANPQLRSHKGMKRWKKLAQQDKKEREPELAPQSALWSGDK
- a CDS encoding ABC transporter ATP-binding protein, whose amino-acid sequence is MTAPLISIRNLCVDYITAAGDVRACNNVSFDIAPGEVFGLAGESGCGKSTVAFSLMRLHKPPAFITGGEVIFNGENILNYSDERMQAFRWSEMSMVFQSAMNALNPVLPMEEQFCDVIMRHTNMTREQARNRAEGLLEIVDIHPSRLTDYPHQFSGGMRQRLVIAIALALNPKMIIMDEPTTALDVVVQREILQKIYALKEEFGFSILFITHDLSLMVEFSDRIGIMYSGELIEVAPSKQILESPYHPYTKGLGSSFPPLTGPKTKLTGIPGNPLNLLEIPQGCRFQARCDRVHETCTKIPTQLKQIEPNRFSNCHLYGEPIAQAKL
- a CDS encoding ABC transporter ATP-binding protein, with product MSKEFGELLIEGKNLVKDFPINSNALQQPMMRAINDVSFRMYKSRGLSVVGESGSGKSTTAKMIAKMYAPTSGTIEYKGRDIKTIDSRSDLMAYREGVQMVWQDPFGSLNPTHNIFHHIARPLLIHKKVKPGNKKELEERVYDLLEQVGLIPPKETSQKFPHQLSGGQRQRVNLARNIAVGAEVVLADEPTSMLDVSIRAGVLNLMEEMKFEKQMSLLYITHDIATARYIAEDLAVMYVGHMVEWGDTEEIIHNPQHPYTQLLVSAVPDPSKSIHEKLKGNKGEIPLWTPSSLGCPFAGRCQHATSQCREQLPEVTQLSDNHFVRCYLYQH